The region ACATGTTAGTTACAAACAGAATaaagctgtgtttttatttggtgTGACCCAGGCTGTtgtcatacaccgttcatagcaatacagacaaaaagtgatgcactgtaattcatatgaTATACATGAAATcgattcgtatgtaatccacgcaATGGTGAACCAGGATGTAcaaagagcgacaaacactgCGTAGGGATGAGGTCCgggggtgggtcaaaaaacatcgGACTTTGGGCCATGCggcacgtgttgctggacattcgtaggaatacacacaaaaaatgaggaataacttttcgtaagatatctgTGACTGTTTGGACTAACTCATATTACCTTTTAAGAGCAGGACTGTTTCTCCCTCTGCAGCATACTGTAGGCATAGGATGTTTTCTTTATATTGTAGAGAATTTACAACAAGCCAATACGGCACATCAaatggtacacacacacagctctatTGACGCGAGGGAAAACTTGTAAATGTTTAATCAACTCTTGTCaagaaaacaagagagaaagaggtgtgaaaaaatagaaatagcTGATGCTTGTCTGTAAACAAGTCGATGCGAGGAGCTGTTGGCGATGACAGGCCGGGGctttcattatattttagttGCACAACAAGGTGAGCCTCACAGCTGCTTGGATAAATACAGCAGCTCTGACACTGCTGTGTATATGATGGAGTTTCCAACTCTCAGCACACAAGCCAAGCCAGTTTGGGAAATTCAGAGTGTTTTTTGGTTTCAGGTTGAcatgccaaaaaataaataaagatgttgATGCTTGACTTTATCATCACGGCATAACAGTGGCACAGTGGtgtgcatttcttttttcctttgaaTCACATCCTTTCTCATTTAAAGTCACTGCCCAACGTGCAGTTAAAAGGTCATGAACCTGGGTTATAAGAAGGGAGTGGTTCTGCTGTGGCTCTTATCTCGTCCAGAGAAATCTCTGGAGGACTAACGTCCTGAATGCCACATGGggtttcagagacagagaggggctTTTCTTCTCCAGGCTTGTGGGTGCTTCAGATCCACCATGAATGCAGCGGCAGAAGGATTTTCGCCCATGGGTGGGAGGTTTGGTCCGGGGCCACATAGCGATGGATGTTTTTTCAGAGGAATGCTTCCCGTGCCTCGGTCCCACCACAGTCCTTGTTGTTGTCCCCGAGGCTAGGCCACACATCCTCTTCAcaccgaggaagaggaggaaaaatgaGGAGATTGAGGCCCACTCCCTGCATACTTCTTCGCTTCTAGATGATCTTTCCCCTCTTGCAGAGCGCTGAATATCTCCGCTcaacagatcagatcagatcactTTTTGGTGTCATTGCGTGACCTATTTAACCCAGATGGTGCAGGAGAcagaggtggtggtggttgtaaTCGTTCTGGGCTCAATAATCTGAGACTCCAAGGTGACAGATCACGTCATTTGTTCACCTGAATTATCAGGCCATCTTGCCCGTTTAGTTGGAGTTGTCATGGTGAATTAATCAAGATGAGGTAACGGGCTATTATCTGGTCACCCTCAGACTGCGGTAATAGCTCGGCTACACCATGAGAAGTgctgaaaacatgttttaaatgaagCCGGGATCTCTCTGTGCTAATAAAAGCAGGCGTACAGAGCGATGTGCTTGACAGAGCGTGTGAGGCAGATTCTGACCTTGCTGTCTTCTGGTGGCTTAAGGAGCCCTCTGCTAAACCAGTGATGGGCAGACTTTCTCTTGGgattttaacacatgaataaatgcagtatttATGAAGGAGGCCAACAAAGAGAGTGCCCTCAGCAGACCCCTGCTTCTCTCTGCAGTGCTATGAGTCAGGCCGCCAGATAATTGGCCCTTAGTGTTGTTTACAAGTTGTGCTCTTTTGCATAACCTGATGTGGTGAAGGACTATACAGAGGGAAAAGAGACGTGCAGCATCGTATTTTGCCTTTTATTCCCCCCCCGTCTCCTTCACTTCTGTCTCCTTCACATCTTGGctaaatggtgaaaaaaaatccaaatgtgACATGAAAAGCGTATTCCCTTCCCTTTCGAATGCTCTTAAATGGTTCCAAGGGAAACACGCCGACGCTCAGCCGTAAGCCGCCACGGGGAAATCGAGTTTACAGCTGTCCAAAAGACTGAAAACATTTACCACAAGGTTAGTCTAAGTCTTCAGTCTGAGCAGCAATTGCAATTAATGGAAAAATTGGTTAGGTGTGCTGAGGGTATTATTAAGCTCTGCTAGGTGCTGATTGATTGCCTGACCCGTGGCAGTTTGTTATTAAACTGAAGGGAAGCATCGGCCCAATTAAAAAGTCAGCACGCCGAGGAGCGCAGACTGTCACACAGCCACTGAAACTAGGCGGCTTCAAAGGATATGTCTCATCTTACAGTACTGAACTTAATACAACAGGAGGGGGGATTTTCAGCGACTGTGTCATAAGAGTAAAAGGCAGCACTGTGAACGTGGCATATACGGATCCATAAGGCGAAGAGAACTCTAACTAACAAGTTCATCTTGTCCTCTCAGCTCCATTATGGAGCATGCTGGGCTTGTCATATCACATTGATTGCAGTTCCATGGGCTACTGTCTTGCAAGTCGTCGTACACCAGGATACCGTACCAACTTTCTGCCTCCATAAAATCCATACacatgaaaaatgtcttaaatttgAGGGTCTGTGAACTGGAAACATACACACTTAAAACTCTTATCTAAAGCCACTTAATCTTTTCATTTGGCTCCAactcatctttcttttttacaaGCACCACGCTGTTTTGTCCAATTTAATAACAACATATAATATTTTCATAATGGAGGTTTGGTTTGCagacactgaaaacagctgaccACAATCACAATTAAAGCAGCATTACCTAGTCTATTTCTAATTAATGGACTTCTGTTGGAGTATATCAGCTACATTGGTCGCTATCTGATCCAGTGTGCGGTGGATGATAATGGTCATTCTTATCTTCACTATACAGATGAGTCGGCAATCTAATCTAGGCAGAGATCCAATAAAATCACTAGAAAGTAAGTAATGATAAAACCCAGAACAATAGCACTACTGTGTCATTTGTGTTTGGAGCTCGAAAAACAATTTGGTTTGAGTCACTTTGTCCGTTCGCCATCCTTCGTTATTAGGCGGTTAAAAACGTGTGGgcgatttttgtttttccacaaaAGAATACGGGGTCGGAGAGTGAGTTTGGATTAGCCAGAAATTTAAACACCTGGCTCAGTAATCACTGAGTCATCGGCATTGAACAACAGTCCCATCAATCCCCCCCCACACATGTATTATGGTCAGTTAGTGCATTAGGACGCTAAAACCCTGACTCAGTGCACCTAATAAGAGCACACGGGGAGTCGGCTGTTTGATAAGTCACTCATCAGCACATAACCTTTTTTTATGGCCAGACATAGTGGACATACAGTCAGTATTATGCTGCAGTATTATTATGGACCGTGGAGGGCTGTTAAAGTTCAACCACGTCaggatgtttttctctctgtaattttgtgttttattggtATTCTAGTGGCGGACGGTCGCACCACCTGGCTTAGAAAAGGGAGCAACAGCTGAAGCATGATGGAAATGATTTAAGAGGACTCATGGGCAGGCTACTGAAGGACAGAAAACAGCAGCTCTCTTATTTACTCTACTCTTTGCGGTAAAATAACAGCCACAGACGCTCTCCTGAGAAGGAACAACAGTGTAATATAACATATTTACTGTTGGTGATAGAGTGATTTGTATTTTTACTGTTTACATTAGTTAGAATACATTGCCAGGATTTTTATGTGGCGGTGCTGCTGCTCCGGGTGAGGATATAGCTCCATATACACATTCACAACTTAAACAAATGAGCCGCTGCAGTCCCTCTGGAAATGTCACCAAtccataaaaacacattgaacATGCACAGAGTCTCTGTAATGAGCCTCGCTGTTGGCTGCTGACATCACGAGCCAGCTTTTCCTCAAATGACTGGCAGGACACACTGTGTGCTAACGAACTCCTGGGAGAAActtgaaaacacaacattaagtcagttttgttttttttatcaagttgTTTTAACCAAAGTACAAAAGTTTTCAGGCCaatgaagtaaaaaaagaaaaaccttcaACCTGCTGACGGTGTGCACAAACTCTGCAAAAGGAGAAAGTATGGAGAaactatactgcagccagctaAGCAGTATAAAACGCCACTCACTGTTAGAACATCTCAACTTTTCCAAACTCAGGGCAGAGCATGCAGAACTTTAACTGCAGATATATGGATCATCATCTGAGAAAGAGTGATGTGTAATGCGTTGCTTAATAGCCTTGACCCTCTGAGACCctcaatagacctgtttttgtctttttttttagggggctccagggggtctttaggcggagatagcaggtcaacagtaggtGTCGCATAGaaatggtgtacatcatctgaaagctgagatgtttctcagcactgtgtcaagttgttctagtcattaatcagaaataaacatgaatgagtgaatttattaattaattaattaaaaataaattgtgaaagtgtataagggctaagaacattatgatagaagtatatgatggtcatcctcatgctctgttatgtctcataaattgttgaagcaatttttgggttgatttgttccacagatttggtgttaaatttaaccttttctttaccactcgagaattgctaaaaaaaaatagcattaatccctccaaaataccacattaagacgccaagaccttgaggaacgcgcattgcatttttcggcgattggacggcgagcacttctgttgtgtaaactgctcagaaacccccttattgtcaatctagctaggaaagccatccaccctctgaatgctctaggtctctagtttgatccatccatcctctgaatactctaggtctctagtctgatccatccatcctctgaatgctctaggtctctagtttgatccatccatcctctgaatgctctaggtctctagtttgatccatacatcctctgaatgctctaggtctctagtctgatccattcatcctctgaatgctctaggtctctagtctgatccatccatcctctgagtgctctaggtctctagtctgatccatccatcctctgaatgctctaggtctctagtttgatccatacatcctctgaatgctctaggtctctagtctgatccattcatcctctgaatgctctaggtctctagtctgatccatccatcctctgaatgctctaggtctctagtctgatccatccatcctctgaatgctctaggtctctagtttgtggctgtaaagtttcatgaggctgtgattatcctagaggtcaccacaggtcattttatatagtgaggtcaatgaaataaAACCTattgggactaacatcatcacacatgaatacagttgggctcattggatccaccagtctcagctttacagtgatacccagtttatacaattcaagactgtttagggaccccagtatgcataaatattcaaacacaatgttttagaatcggtgaaaataacacatttataccgcatgcaaaaaactgcatgtgattatcatagagtgggcatgtctgtaaaagggagtctcttgggtacccatagaacgcATTTCACAGTCaaatatctggaggtcagaggtcaaggtctttgaaaatggccgtgccagtttttcctcgacaaaattgagccaaactttggagcgttatttagcctccttccagaCAAACTACtatgacatactgtacctcACATACTGTGgactgtaccttcactctagctctaaaactgaacctgctacagcctctgaaagacagtaaagtcagtcgggatcgctGGTCTCAGAGGGGTTAAAGCAGTTTGTTGACTTCCCTTTCTCCCCTATATCTGACTCCGGCACACAGAGACAAACGGGCTGAAAGCAACACTTAGATTGCACCAATTTGCTCCGATTGTTTCATTTTTGCCATCAGAATCATTTGAAAGGCAATCgcgcatatttttttttttttttttttttacagatagtGGCTTTAATATCAGCTTCTTCCTATCTGACTAAAACCTGACTTGACATCTTATTTTTGctcattttattcttttattttgctGTGCAGTTAAAGCTCTTAAGAAATAAATCCTTTAGAGAAAGTCTTTGGATGGGATGTGTCACCTGCCTTAAAGCAGCGAGAACTTTAGTAGTTTACAATGAGGACTTTCAATGTCTCAAAATGGCATTTTCAACTTTTCAAGAGTGGAATTATGAGGAAATGAGACACACTGAATGAGACAACTTTCACTAAGTACTTTTTACAGCGGTGCGTAGTGTGTATGTGGCCAGGTTGCAGCAGCCATCTAGGTAGTGGATGTGCTAAAGAGATCATTTTTATTCAAGCCTTTTTACCGTCATGTCTTATCACAGAAGGTGTTAAAAAAATGGTGCTTATTGGTGTCCTTACCTATCAGACATTTGTTTGAAGAAAAATGAGCTTTCATTCTATAGTGAAGCAACTGATGAGATGATGAGATACATCAAAACCGACAtaccccaggtgaatagggtacgTTTTTATTACCTAATacatatcaccatgaaacttccccagctgATTACTTAAATtaaggcaattattttttttagtattacacgtttttctgaaattgtatgtttaaatttgCAAATGAGGCATTCTCTTAGTAAATATGcactaatttgcatacatttgcagaacagaaatctgaacattggatgaaGCCTGGTTAAAAATGTTTGCTTCATTTTGCTCACACATTaaagtcaaatgtttttacagaggggattttggatatttctttttatcactctgtaaatcagaaaatactgtcaacaacagccataaaaaaaacaaacaatttttgCTATGTTGTTAGGAacaaaaatgttatataaatcaggctatgaatgatatatgaacaaaccccctcggtaaaaaccttcagaatatacataggaatgaaactggaaaagtTTGGTTTAtgaagtgctactgaagtggagatttctggctcagagtctgaggaaaaacctcattttgagaaaacggcctttagaGATaacatttcatacattttgcagGACACTACAGCTGAATAGGAAACAAAATGTTAACTAATACagatcaccatgaaacttcccagttgattactcacattaagacaattattttctgtattacaagttttctgaaatattatgtttaaatttgcaaatgagacattatctaatgcaaacttttggtgaatttagaagaaatatacagacacaaatagacaaagtgtagtaaaataaacacctaaatgtgtcttttggatgttttctttccactagtcttaaagaagacatgttatggaagcaaaatagcccaaaatctcaaaattgaccattgcatgataaacattttttcttgtttttgcctgtagtgtctcttGTCTCTGCATCTGTCGCCGTTTGCTTACATTGCTCACAACAACACTTTTGAATGCTGACTgcatttaaaacttttttctcctctgaaAACTTCATGAAAAATGCTGCAGGTATCCATCTGGTAGAAGACAGTTACACATCATCATCCCTCAGTCTCGCTTCTGGATAAACGCCTACGATAAAAGAGAAACAACCAAGTTGAACGTTTTCCATAAACATCGTTTTGACGAAGGCGTGGTAACCCTTTATATGTGGAGCAGTGATGCGTGTTTGACAAATAGTGGCTCCTCAGGGCTCCTTTTCTTAAAAGAACATTAATTCTCTACAAACCAACTCATATTTGCGCCTACTCTTCatctgttttcacattttatacatGACTTACAAATCTGCCAGAGGGAAATCAAGCTGAAGAACTCATTGTACCAAATAATGAGAGAATATTATGCTGGTGTTGCTGCTacagatgcattttttttttttgttaggagTAATTCCATCTAAAATTGTAAGAAATCATAGCATAAACTTCTACATGGCAGCGCTGCACCAGGAGACAGCAGCCTCGTAGCTCTCGGGCCCCAAATCAGATAAGTGTCAACGTGCATCGGGTTGAAAATCCATACTTATAGGAGTTATTTTAGTTACACTGGGCCCATTGTTTCTCTGTAATAACTATTCAGCTCTGACAACAGGCCACTGTCTCAGCCCAATATTAGCATGCAGATTCTCTGGTGTAGTGCTACACCATTTCTGCCAGTACAGTGTGTATATTGTTTTGGAGACAGGAATGCACTGGATGTCCTCTCTGCTGTGGGAGCTGGCTAACTTGATGGAAAGCTGTCAAAGTGGACGTTAGAGAGGCAgctgtatttccatttcattggAACTAATGTGCTGGAACGTTGTTTTTTACAGGGGTGAAAAATGAGCCATGATAGTGAGGAGAGATGAGATGTgatgcactactgtacacaggGTTGACTCTGTTGCAAAGGTGGTGCAGCCATAACATTTGAGGGAGATTTCTGTTTATTTCGGTGGCATTTTTAAGAAGCTTCTCATGTAAAATTGTGTGAGCCCACTATTAATTgtattactgtaataaatcgATAAATGATTTGAGCAAGCATTCTTGCATTGCATTGTGCTCTTATCAAATGAAGCTGCAGTTGTTTTGACTCCAAAATCTGCACCTAAGAAAACAGAAAGTGGTGAAAGTGCCCTCAGAGATAAAACAGGAATTAAGTTAACACTTTTCAGTTATCTTTAATCTCACATTTCTACCTTTTCCCGTTGGGCAGGTAAGGTTCGTCCCagttaaaatgtgaaatgttaGCTCTGCTGGTCTCTGCTGCAGCAGGAAGAAGGGCACGGTCTTGTCAAAAGAGCTCATTGTGCCGCTGCGGTTTGTTGTGTGCCATGCAGGCCTGAGCCCATAGATGACCCTTGTTGTTTCTGCGCAGGCCTGGGTGAGGCAGATGCGAACCAGAACAATGGCTGCGTCTCGGAGAAGCCGGTGGTGACTGACTCCACGGGCGCTGAGGGCCCCCGCCAGCCCTGGCCCGACGCCAGCACAGCTGACCCCGATGCCGCCATGCCACGCCCCCACCTGGCCCGCCTCTTCTCCCGAGATGCCCCGGGCCGAGAAGACAACACCTTCAAAGAGCGACCCTCCGAATCAGACGAGCTACAGACCATCCAGGAACACAGCGGAGCGGGTTCAGAGTGCGGTTCGGAGAGCCCCGAACAGGACCTAGAATAGGctagctttttttttccctccctccctctcttttctcttttccctCCTCTGTTTTTCGGTCTCTCATTTAAAGAGAGACAAGAACCCCACATTTGACAAGTACAAAATATACTACCAACCACTACTACAACCATGGCATCCGCAAGCAGCTCTGCACAGGCCGCCTTCGGGCTGGGCCGGAGGAAGAAGAGCCCCGGCCTCCTGGATCAGATTGGGAAGTTCTTTGGAGGGGacaagaagaggaagagcaaGGTGAGGAAGCAGGGAGAGTCGAGGATGAAAACTCGACCCTTCTCATGTATCTGTTCATTCTGCTGATTCGCTCCCAGAACCACTTTTTACTTCTGATTCTTTTAACAGATCTTGTAAGAATTTGTTGCAACATATTTGTCATATAGATTTGTGTTGGTTTAACTGTCGTTTTTTATGGTGAACCGAAGTCTGACATCGTCCTTTTGATTCACAATAACTGGCTCATAGGTTATTTGTCGACACTGGATAATGACTTTGGGTGGGATTTGTTTTATTACAAAGAGCTGTGATTTTGAATCATTTAAGGATACATTTCtatattgttctgttttttttcttttatttgaatGGTACTGACATGAGTagcattttttctctcttcagtTAAATTTAATATATCTGTTGTAGATGTGATTTGGTGGATTTGTTCGCTGCCGTTATGCAGATTGTTTATTAGAAACGTCAAACTGGAGTTAAGAACAGCCGTGTTTCAGTTCAGGTACTTTCCTTAATGAGGAGGATGGTGATGTCAGAGACGGGGAAATTCACGCCCGGATCATTTAAATGTAATGGTGGTACATTATTTCGGATTCTTGCAGAGGCATTACTCTGCAGAGCTTCTTTGTAGAGTGTCTTTGATGTCTCTGTCTCCGGGGTCATCTTTAAACATCTGTGATAAGTCAGCCACAGGGAGGTACTTCACTGCTGTTTGCACAGTACAGCAGTCAGTCTCTGAAAGTCAGCGATGATCACATTATGCTATGAATGATCAAAGAGATGTATATTAACATATAATGATATGTATTAGAGTAGGAGCATTGTTATCATCCCCTGTTCGGGAATATATATACAAGAGTCTGCATTCTGTAAAGTCAGAACGGGCTTATCTTATCTTGCAGGCAAGTGGTTCATATTAGGAGGCACTGGAGCCTGCGTTGCTTTATAATTACTTTGTACGCTAGTGTTGTCAAGATCCCATCATTTTGATCATTAGTAGATATAAAAACCTTACTGACTTTgacaaaaaactgtttttatattGGTTTAGTGTTGCTGTGTGTACTCCTGGCACCAGTTTGTCCATCAGTTTTAGACAGACTGGGATCCACTTCCAGACAAGATGGGTTGCCCGGCTCTGTCGCCAGCAGCCATTAAGAACCAGACTGCAGCTCTGGTGGTGGTTCCACTCCTTTTTTTAGTCCGTGTGCACTCAGTGATGCCCTCTGGAGGTGGTGATGAAATGGGGATGCCAAATGTGGTGAAAATATGGAGTTCACAACAGCATTGAAATCTTGGTTATCTTGacaacattacagtaacatgcTGAAGCTAAATCCCAAAGCCTCTTGTAGTGCTCTCAGAAAGAGGAAATGTACTGCTCCGTATGTCCCATCATCAGTCTGCTCATTTTGACTGCCGTCTTAAAACACGGCTATCACTGATGACGGATTGAAAGGAGAGCTAGCTACGGTACAACGAACCAAATCCTCTCTGATtataagcttttttttctattctattctattaacCCTGCAGAGCGCTTAATCAGCAGGTTTGCCAAGGTAATTGCAAAGAAACCACTCAACAGCATGCACACGGTGCATTTCCCCCACGCCTTATGTCAA is a window of Sebastes umbrosus isolate fSebUmb1 chromosome 11, fSebUmb1.pri, whole genome shotgun sequence DNA encoding:
- the LOC119496528 gene encoding myelin basic protein-like, with the protein product MLLTTTAERRLTVGSIQYKAQAQLWMNLTQSSSEKVSVSSMGQHLVKREAPTDSKAPSPEPEAEQTTAAAAVAAAVEPESHDEVFGLGEADANQNNGCVSEKPVVTDSTGAEGPRQPWPDASTADPDAAMPRPHLARLFSRDAPGREDNTFKERPSESDELQTIQEHSGAGSECGSESPEQDLE